Proteins co-encoded in one Zalophus californianus isolate mZalCal1 chromosome 9, mZalCal1.pri.v2, whole genome shotgun sequence genomic window:
- the PAN2 gene encoding PAN2-PAN3 deadenylation complex catalytic subunit PAN2 isoform X5: MARGGLIIFDYLLDESEDMHSLLLTDGSTLLVGGLQNHILEIDLNTVQETQKYAVETPGVTIMRQTNRFFFCGHTSGKISLRDLRTFKVEHEFDAFSGSLSDFDVHGNLLAACGFSSRLTGLACDRFLKVYDLRMMRAITPLQVHVDPAFLRFIPTYTSRLAIISQSGQCQFCEPTGLANPADIFHVNPVGPLLMTFDVSASKQALAFGDSEGCVHLWTDSPEPSFNPYSRETEFALPCLVDSLPPLDWSQDLLPLSLIPVPLTTDTLLSDWPAANSAPAPRRAPPVDAEILRTMKKVGFIGYAPNPRTRLRNQIPYRLKESDSEFDSFSQVTESPIGREEEPHLHMVSKKYRKVTIKYSKLGLEDFDFKHYNKTLFAGLEPHIPNAYCNCMIQVLYFLEPVRCLIQNHLCQKEFCLACELGFLFHMLDLSRGDPCQGSNFLRAFRTIPEASALGLILADSDEASGKGNLARLIQRWNRFILTQLHQDMQELEVPQAYRGAGGSSFCSSGDSVIGQLFSCEMENCSLCRCGSETVRASSTLLFTLSYPEGGTSDKTGKNCDFAQVLKRSICLEQNTQAWCDNCEKYQPTIQTRNIRHLPDILVINCEVNSLKEADFWRMQAEVAFKMAIKKHGGEISKNKEFALADWKELGSPEGMLMCSSIEELKNVWLPFSIRMKMTKNKGLDVCNWTDGDEIQWGPARAEEEHGVYVYDLMATVVHILDSRTGGSLVAHIKVGETYHQRKEGVTHQQWYLFNDFLIEPIDKHEAVQFDMNWKVPAILYYVKRNLNSKYNLNIKNPIEASVLLAEASLARKQRKTHTTFIPLMLNEMPQVGDLVGLDAEFVTLNEEEAELRSDGTKSTIKPSQMSVARITCVRGQGPNEGIPFIDDYISTQEQVVDYLTQYSGIKPGDLDAKISSKHLTTLKSTYLKLRFLIDIGVKFVGHGLQKDFRVINLMVPKDQVLDTVYLFHMPRKRMISLRFLAWYFLDLKIQGETHDSIEDARTALQLYRKYLELSKNGTEPESFHKVLKGLYEKGRKMDWKVPEPEGQTSPKNAAVFSSVLAL, translated from the exons ATGGCTCGTGGGGGCCTCATTATATTTGATTACCT GCTAGATGAGAGTGAGGATATGCACAGTCTCCTGCTGACTGACGGCAGCACTCTCCTTGTTGGTGGGCTGCAGAACCACATACTGGAGATTGACCTTAACACTGTCCAGGAGACTCAGAAG TATGCAGTCGAGACGCCGGGAGTCACTATTATGAGACAGACAAATCGCTTTTTCTTCTGTGGCCACACATCTGGCAAG ATTTCCCTGCGAGACCTCCGTACTTTTAAGGTGGAGCATGAGTTCGATGCTTTCTCAGGGAGTCTGTCAGATTTTGATGTGCATGGCAACCTGCTGGCCGCCTGTGGCTTCTCCAGCCGCCTCACCGGCCTGGCCTGTGACCGTTTCCTCAAGGTGTATGATCTTCGCATGATGCGTGCCATCACACCACTACAAGTACACGTGGATCCTGCCTTCTTGCGCTTCATCCCTACCTATACTTCTCGACTTGCTATCATCTCCCAGTCAG GGCAGTGCCAGTTTTGTGAGCCCACAGGCCTGGCCAACCCAGCGGATATCTTTCATGTGAATCCTGTGGGGCCTCTGCTAATGACATTTGATGTATCGGCCAGCAAGCAGGCCCTGGCCTTTGGGGATTCTGAGGGCTGTGTGCACCTCTGGACTGATTCCCCTGAGCCTTCCTTCAACCCTTACTCCCGTGAGACCGAGTTTGCTCTGCCCTGTCTCGTGGACTCGCTGCCTCCTCTGGACTGGAGCCAGGACCTGCTGCCACTTTCCCTCATCCCTGTCCCGCTCACCACTGACACACTTCTCTCTGATTGGCCTGCTGCCAACTCCGCTCCAGCTCCCAG GCGAGCACCCCCTGTGGATGCAGAGATTCTTCGCACCATGAAGAAGGTGGGCTTCATTGGCTACGCGCCCAACCCCCGCACCCGGTTGCGCAATCAG ATTCCTTACCGACTCAAGGAGTCAGACAGTGAATTTGACAGCTTCAGCCAGGTCACTGAGTCACCGATAGGACGGGAAGAGGAGCCACATCTGCACATGGTCTCGAAGAAGTACCGCAAG GTAACCATCAAATACTCCAAGCTAGGGTTGGAGGACTTTGACTTCAAACACTACAATAAGACCCTGTTTGCTGGATTAGAGCCCCACATCCCCAATGCCTACTGCAACTGCATGATCCAG GTGCTGTACTTCCTGGAGCCTGTTCGCTGTCTAATCCAGAACCATCTTTGCCAGAAGGAGTTCTGCCTGGCTTGTGAGCTGGGCTTCCTCTTCCACATGTTGGATCTCTCTCGGGGTGACCCTTGTCAG GGCAGTAATTTTCTTCGGGCATTCCGCACCATCCCTGAGGCGTCAGCCCTTGGTCTGATCCTGGCTGACTCAGATGAGGCCTCAGGCAAAGGCAATCTGGCCAGGCTTATTCAGAGGTGGAATCGCTTCATTCTCACTCAGCTGCATCAGGACATGCAGGAGCTGGAAGTACCCCAGGCTTATCGAGGTGCTGGAGGCAG CAGCTTTTGCTCATCGGGGGACTCAGTCATCGGGCAGCTGTTCAGCTGTGAGATGGAGAACTGCAGCCTCTGCCGCTGTGGCAGTGAGACCGTGCGGGCCTCATCCACCCTGCTCTTCACGCTCTCGTACCCCGAGGGAGGCACCAGCG ATAAAACCGGGAAGAACTGTGACTTTGCTCAGGTGCTGAAGCGAAGCATCTGCCTGGAGCAGAATACACAGGCCTGGTGTGACAACTGTGAAAAGTACCAGCCCACG ATTCAGACCCGCAACATCCGCCATCTGCCAGATATTCTCGTCATCAACTGTGAGGTGAACAGCTTGAAAGAAGCTGATTTCTGGAGAATGCAGGCTGAG GTTGCCTTCAAGATGGCAATAAAGAAGCATGGTGGGGAAATCTCCAAGAACAAGGAATTTGCTTTGGCTGATTG GAAAGAACTAGGGAGTCCAGAGGGTATGCTGATGTGTTCCTCCATTGAGGAGTTGAAGAATGTCTGGCTTCCTTTCTCCATTCGCATGAAGATGACCAAGAACAAGGGGCTGGATGTTTGCAATTGGACTGATGGGGATGAGATACAG TGGGGCCCAgccagggcagaggaggagcATGGTGTCTATGTGTATGACCTGATGGCTACTGTGGTACACATCCTGGACTCACGCACAGGGGGCAGCCTGGTGGCTCACATCAAAGTTGGAGAGACCTACCACCAGCGTAAGGAG GGTGTTACCCACCAGCAGTGGTATCTCTTTAATGACTTTCTTATTGAACCTATTGATAAG caCGAAGCTGTGCAGTTTGACATGAATTGGAAAGTGCCTGCTATCCTATATTACGTCAAAAGGAATCTTAATTCCAAATACAACCTGAACA TCAAGAACCCTATTGAGGCAAGTGTCCTGCTGGCTGAAGCCTCACTAGCACGGAAGCAGCGGAAAACACATACTACCTTTATTCCACTGATGCTGAATGAGATGCCACAGGTTGGGGACCTGGTGGGCCTGGATGCTGAGTTTGTCACCCTTAATGAG GAGGAAGCAGAGTTACGCAGTGATGGCACTAAGTCTACCATCAAACCAAGCCAGATGTCAGTAGCAAGGATCACCTGTGTTCGGGGCCAGGGACCCAATGAGGGCATTCCCTTCATTGATGACTACATCTCTACCCAGGAGCAG GTGGTGGATTACTTGACTCAGTATTCGGGGATAAAGCCAGGAGACCTAGATGCCAAGATTTCCTCTAAGCACCTCACAACTCTCAAGTCTACCTACTTAAAGCTTCGTTTTCTTATAGACATTGGAGTCAAGTTTGTGGGTCATGGTCTGCAGAAGGACTTCCGGGTCATCAACCTCATG GTGCCCAAGGACCAAGTCCTTGACACTGTCTATCTCTTTCACATGCCCCGAAAACGAATGATTTCCCTGCGATTCCTTGCTTGGTACTTTCTAG
- the PAN2 gene encoding PAN2-PAN3 deadenylation complex catalytic subunit PAN2 isoform X3, with product MNFEGLDPGLAEYAPAMHSALDPVLDAHLNPSLLQNVELDPEGVALEALPVQESVHIMEGVYSELHSVVAEVGVPVSVSHFDLHEEMLWVGSHGGHATSFFGPALERYSSFQVNGSDDIRQIQSLENGILFLTKNNLKYMARGGLIIFDYLLDESEDMHSLLLTDGSTLLVGGLQNHILEIDLNTVQETQKYAVETPGVTIMRQTNRFFFCGHTSGKISLRDLRTFKVEHEFDAFSGSLSDFDVHGNLLAACGFSSRLTGLACDRFLKVYDLRMMRAITPLQVHVDPAFLRFIPTYTSRLAIISQSGQCQFCEPTGLANPADIFHVNPVGPLLMTFDVSASKQALAFGDSEGCVHLWTDSPEPSFNPYSRETEFALPCLVDSLPPLDWSQDLLPLSLIPVPLTTDTLLSDWPAANSAPAPRRAPPVDAEILRTMKKVGFIGYAPNPRTRLRNQIPYRLKESDSEFDSFSQVTESPIGREEEPHLHMVSKKYRKVTIKYSKLGLEDFDFKHYNKTLFAGLEPHIPNAYCNCMIQVLYFLEPVRCLIQNHLCQKEFCLACELGFLFHMLDLSRGDPCQLHQDMQELEVPQAYRGAGGSSFCSSGDSVIGQLFSCEMENCSLCRCGSETVRASSTLLFTLSYPEGGTSDKTGKNCDFAQVLKRSICLEQNTQAWCDNCEKYQPTIQTRNIRHLPDILVINCEVNSLKEADFWRMQAEVAFKMAIKKHGGEISKNKEFALADWKELGSPEGMLMCSSIEELKNVWLPFSIRMKMTKNKGLDVCNWTDGDEIQWGPARAEEEHGVYVYDLMATVVHILDSRTGGSLVAHIKVGETYHQRKEGVTHQQWYLFNDFLIEPIDKHEAVQFDMNWKVPAILYYVKRNLNSKYNLNIKNPIEASVLLAEASLARKQRKTHTTFIPLMLNEMPQVGDLVGLDAEFVTLNEEEAELRSDGTKSTIKPSQMSVARITCVRGQGPNEGIPFIDDYISTQEQVVDYLTQYSGIKPGDLDAKISSKHLTTLKSTYLKLRFLIDIGVKFVGHGLQKDFRVINLMVPKDQVLDTVYLFHMPRKRMISLRFLAWYFLDLKIQGETHDSIEDARTALQLYRKYLELSKNGTEPESFHKVLKGLYEKGRKMDWKVPEPEGQTSPKNAAVFSSVLAL from the exons ATGAACTTCGAGGGTCTGGACCCTGGACTGGCAGAATATGCCCCAGCCATGCATTCTGCCCTGGACCCTGTCCTGGATGCCCACCTGAACCCAAGTCTGCTACAGAATGTGGAGCTGGACCCGGAGGGGGTGGCCTTGGAGGCTCTTCCTGTCCAGGAGTCAGTGCACATAATGGAAGGTGTCTACTCTGAATTGCACAGTGTGGTGGCCGAAGTGGGTGTGCCTGTCTCCGTCTCCCACTTTGACTTGCACGAGGAGATGCTGTGGGTGGGAAGCCACGGG ggccATGCTACTTCATTTTTTGGCCCAGCCTTGGAGCGTTACTCATCCTTTCAGGTCAATGGCAGTGATGACATTCGACAGATCCAGAGCCTGGAAAATGGTATTCTTTTTCTCACCAAGAACAACCTCAAGTATATGGCTCGTGGGGGCCTCATTATATTTGATTACCT GCTAGATGAGAGTGAGGATATGCACAGTCTCCTGCTGACTGACGGCAGCACTCTCCTTGTTGGTGGGCTGCAGAACCACATACTGGAGATTGACCTTAACACTGTCCAGGAGACTCAGAAG TATGCAGTCGAGACGCCGGGAGTCACTATTATGAGACAGACAAATCGCTTTTTCTTCTGTGGCCACACATCTGGCAAG ATTTCCCTGCGAGACCTCCGTACTTTTAAGGTGGAGCATGAGTTCGATGCTTTCTCAGGGAGTCTGTCAGATTTTGATGTGCATGGCAACCTGCTGGCCGCCTGTGGCTTCTCCAGCCGCCTCACCGGCCTGGCCTGTGACCGTTTCCTCAAGGTGTATGATCTTCGCATGATGCGTGCCATCACACCACTACAAGTACACGTGGATCCTGCCTTCTTGCGCTTCATCCCTACCTATACTTCTCGACTTGCTATCATCTCCCAGTCAG GGCAGTGCCAGTTTTGTGAGCCCACAGGCCTGGCCAACCCAGCGGATATCTTTCATGTGAATCCTGTGGGGCCTCTGCTAATGACATTTGATGTATCGGCCAGCAAGCAGGCCCTGGCCTTTGGGGATTCTGAGGGCTGTGTGCACCTCTGGACTGATTCCCCTGAGCCTTCCTTCAACCCTTACTCCCGTGAGACCGAGTTTGCTCTGCCCTGTCTCGTGGACTCGCTGCCTCCTCTGGACTGGAGCCAGGACCTGCTGCCACTTTCCCTCATCCCTGTCCCGCTCACCACTGACACACTTCTCTCTGATTGGCCTGCTGCCAACTCCGCTCCAGCTCCCAG GCGAGCACCCCCTGTGGATGCAGAGATTCTTCGCACCATGAAGAAGGTGGGCTTCATTGGCTACGCGCCCAACCCCCGCACCCGGTTGCGCAATCAG ATTCCTTACCGACTCAAGGAGTCAGACAGTGAATTTGACAGCTTCAGCCAGGTCACTGAGTCACCGATAGGACGGGAAGAGGAGCCACATCTGCACATGGTCTCGAAGAAGTACCGCAAG GTAACCATCAAATACTCCAAGCTAGGGTTGGAGGACTTTGACTTCAAACACTACAATAAGACCCTGTTTGCTGGATTAGAGCCCCACATCCCCAATGCCTACTGCAACTGCATGATCCAG GTGCTGTACTTCCTGGAGCCTGTTCGCTGTCTAATCCAGAACCATCTTTGCCAGAAGGAGTTCTGCCTGGCTTGTGAGCTGGGCTTCCTCTTCCACATGTTGGATCTCTCTCGGGGTGACCCTTGTCAG CTGCATCAGGACATGCAGGAGCTGGAAGTACCCCAGGCTTATCGAGGTGCTGGAGGCAG CAGCTTTTGCTCATCGGGGGACTCAGTCATCGGGCAGCTGTTCAGCTGTGAGATGGAGAACTGCAGCCTCTGCCGCTGTGGCAGTGAGACCGTGCGGGCCTCATCCACCCTGCTCTTCACGCTCTCGTACCCCGAGGGAGGCACCAGCG ATAAAACCGGGAAGAACTGTGACTTTGCTCAGGTGCTGAAGCGAAGCATCTGCCTGGAGCAGAATACACAGGCCTGGTGTGACAACTGTGAAAAGTACCAGCCCACG ATTCAGACCCGCAACATCCGCCATCTGCCAGATATTCTCGTCATCAACTGTGAGGTGAACAGCTTGAAAGAAGCTGATTTCTGGAGAATGCAGGCTGAG GTTGCCTTCAAGATGGCAATAAAGAAGCATGGTGGGGAAATCTCCAAGAACAAGGAATTTGCTTTGGCTGATTG GAAAGAACTAGGGAGTCCAGAGGGTATGCTGATGTGTTCCTCCATTGAGGAGTTGAAGAATGTCTGGCTTCCTTTCTCCATTCGCATGAAGATGACCAAGAACAAGGGGCTGGATGTTTGCAATTGGACTGATGGGGATGAGATACAG TGGGGCCCAgccagggcagaggaggagcATGGTGTCTATGTGTATGACCTGATGGCTACTGTGGTACACATCCTGGACTCACGCACAGGGGGCAGCCTGGTGGCTCACATCAAAGTTGGAGAGACCTACCACCAGCGTAAGGAG GGTGTTACCCACCAGCAGTGGTATCTCTTTAATGACTTTCTTATTGAACCTATTGATAAG caCGAAGCTGTGCAGTTTGACATGAATTGGAAAGTGCCTGCTATCCTATATTACGTCAAAAGGAATCTTAATTCCAAATACAACCTGAACA TCAAGAACCCTATTGAGGCAAGTGTCCTGCTGGCTGAAGCCTCACTAGCACGGAAGCAGCGGAAAACACATACTACCTTTATTCCACTGATGCTGAATGAGATGCCACAGGTTGGGGACCTGGTGGGCCTGGATGCTGAGTTTGTCACCCTTAATGAG GAGGAAGCAGAGTTACGCAGTGATGGCACTAAGTCTACCATCAAACCAAGCCAGATGTCAGTAGCAAGGATCACCTGTGTTCGGGGCCAGGGACCCAATGAGGGCATTCCCTTCATTGATGACTACATCTCTACCCAGGAGCAG GTGGTGGATTACTTGACTCAGTATTCGGGGATAAAGCCAGGAGACCTAGATGCCAAGATTTCCTCTAAGCACCTCACAACTCTCAAGTCTACCTACTTAAAGCTTCGTTTTCTTATAGACATTGGAGTCAAGTTTGTGGGTCATGGTCTGCAGAAGGACTTCCGGGTCATCAACCTCATG GTGCCCAAGGACCAAGTCCTTGACACTGTCTATCTCTTTCACATGCCCCGAAAACGAATGATTTCCCTGCGATTCCTTGCTTGGTACTTTCTAG